One segment of Gadus chalcogrammus isolate NIFS_2021 chromosome 8, NIFS_Gcha_1.0, whole genome shotgun sequence DNA contains the following:
- the adcyap1r1a gene encoding adenylate cyclase activating polypeptide 1a (pituitary) receptor type I, translating into MTGILLAAIFVLPLVVSYSGHCIIKREHEKCMEQIEQHTPNDDLEFGCPWLWDNLTCWQAAGVGQVVEVNCPELFNEFMNPHEEMGKVVRNCTEDGWSEPFPHYVDVCLFDDNTTKPDMYYASVKALYTVGYSTSLVSLTTAMVILCRFRKLHCTRNFIHMNLFVSFILRAISVFIKDGVLYAEEEDSDHCFEHTVPCKTVMVFFHYCVMSNYFWLFIEGLYLFTLLVETFFPERRYFYWYTIVGWGTPTICVTVWAVLRLHFDDTGCWDTNENTALWWVIKGPVVASIMINFVLFVGIIIILVQKLQSPDIGGNESSIYLSCAQKCFSEPTQAAQHSCRMSELSAITLRLARSTLLLIPLFGIHYTVFAFSPEDVSKRERLVFELGLGSFQGFVVAVLYCFLNGEVQSEIKRKWRSWTVNRYFAVDLKQQRHPSLASSGVNGGTQLSILSKSSSQIRMSSPLAENANLSLPT; encoded by the exons ATGACAGGAATCCTGCTTGCTGCTATCTTTGTGCTGCCCTTG GTGGTCTCGTACTCAGGACACTGCATCATCAAGCGGGAACATGAGAAGTGCATGGAGCAGATTGAGCAGCACACCCCCAACGATGACCTGGAGTTTG GGTGCCCGTGGCTGTGGGACAACCTCACCTGCTGGCAGGCGGCCGGCGTGGGCCAGGTCGTGGAGGTCAACTGTCCAGAACTCTTCAACGAATTCATGAACCCTCACGAAG AGATGGGAAAGGTGGTCCGCAATTGTACGGAGGACGGCTGGTCCGAGCCGTTCCCGCACTACGTGGACGTCTGCCTCTTTGATGACAACACCACCAAACca gacATGTACTATGCGTCGGTGAAGGCTCTGTACACCGTGGGCTACAGCACATCCTTGGTGTCTCTCACGACAGCCATGGTCATCCTCTGTAGATTCAG GAAGCTCCATTGCACCAGGAACTTCATTCACATGAACCTGTTCGTGTCCTTCATCCTGCGGGCCATCTCCGTCTTCATCAAGGACGGCGTTTTGTACGCTGAAGAGGAGGACAGTGACCACTGCTTCGAACACACC GTGCCGTGTAAGACTGTGATGGTGTTCTTCCACTACTGTGTGATGTCCAACTACTTCTGGCTGTTCATCGAGGGGCTCTACCTCTTCACCCTGCTGGTGGAGACCTTCTTCCCAGAGAGACGGTACTTCTACTGGTACACCATCGTCGGCTGGG GAACTCCTACTATCTGTGTAACAGTCTGGGCTGTTCTCAGACTCCATTTTGATGACACTGG ATGCTGGGATACCAATGAGAACACTGCCCTCTGGTGGGTGATCAAGGGACCAGTGGTAGCTTCCATAATG ATCAACTTTGTTCTGTTCGTTGGAATTATCATCATCCTGGTGCAGAAGCTGCAGTCTCCTGACATCGGTGGCAACGAGTCCAGCATTTACCT CAGCTGTGCTCAGAAATGCTTCAGTGAGCCCACACAGGCGGCTCAGCACTCGTGCAGGATGTCAGAGTTATCCGCCATCACACT GCGCCTGGCCCGCTCCACCCTCCTGCTCATCCCGCTGTTTGGTATTCACTACACCGTGTTCGCCTTCTCGCCCGAGGACGTCAGCAAgcgagagaggctggtgtttgaGCTGGGGCTTGGATCcttccag GGCTTCGTGGTCGCCGTCCTCTACTGCTTCCTGAACGGAGAG GTGCAGTCGGAGATCAAGAGGAAGTGGCGCAGCTGGACGGTGAACCGCTACTTCGCGGTGGACCTGAAGCAGCAGAGACATCCGTCTCTGGCCAGCAGCGGGGTCAACGGGGGCACCCAGCTGTCCATCCTCAGCAAGAGCAGCTCCCAGATACGCATGTCCAGCCCCCTGGCCGAGAACGCCAACCTGAGCCTGCCCACCTGA